The following proteins are co-located in the Wenzhouxiangella marina genome:
- a CDS encoding carbohydrate deacetylase, translated as MSLLIVNADDFGLNESSNLGIIDCYERNALTSATLIANGSAFDQAVSLSAENPGLGVGLHFNLTWGRPISQAASVHSLVNRDGEFRDRKSLLARAALGMVNALHIEKELHAQYQRLLDAGIQPTHIDSHQHVHGSPAIFGVVARFCEGKQLGLRVPWVSKGPTRSPARSLRRAVLKRMIDSATRPWRGKLKWNDQIISVFDLPRIPEVLTDEHYRGLLGGLDGRVYELMVHPVRSAARMRGFTSIGEIAEAEYRYLVQGTLRAIAKEYGFKLGTYRDIH; from the coding sequence CGACTGTTATGAAAGGAATGCACTGACTAGCGCTACTCTGATCGCGAATGGATCGGCCTTTGATCAGGCAGTGTCGTTGAGTGCCGAGAATCCAGGTCTTGGTGTTGGTCTCCACTTCAATCTCACCTGGGGCAGGCCGATTTCCCAAGCTGCTTCGGTGCATTCCCTTGTGAATCGGGACGGTGAATTCCGTGACCGAAAGTCCTTGCTTGCTCGAGCTGCTCTGGGCATGGTCAATGCATTGCATATAGAGAAGGAGCTGCACGCTCAGTATCAGCGGCTGCTAGACGCCGGGATCCAGCCGACGCATATCGACAGTCATCAGCATGTCCATGGATCGCCAGCGATCTTCGGTGTTGTTGCGAGATTTTGCGAGGGCAAACAACTCGGATTGCGCGTGCCATGGGTCAGTAAAGGACCTACGCGAAGTCCCGCCAGGTCGCTGCGTAGGGCGGTGCTGAAGCGGATGATCGATTCCGCAACTAGGCCTTGGCGGGGCAAGTTGAAATGGAATGATCAGATCATCAGTGTGTTTGACTTGCCCCGAATTCCGGAGGTCTTGACCGATGAGCACTACAGAGGCTTATTGGGTGGGTTGGACGGCCGGGTCTATGAATTGATGGTTCATCCAGTCAGGTCAGCGGCACGAATGAGGGGATTTACCTCGATCGGTGAAATCGCTGAGGCTGAATACCGCTACCTAGTGCAGGGCACGCTAAGAGCGATTGCAAAAGAGTACGGGTTCAAGCTGGGGACCTACCGTGATATTCACTGA
- a CDS encoding glycosyltransferase family 4 protein — MIFTDLKVLFFANTDWYLYNFRRRLIDSAGEHFGTLACVSPPGPFGQKLFEEGFDWQPLPFRRQSKSAMLRSSLASRRFLSRLIDDFQPSIIHSFTLTSILLTWMASLGRDCVRINAVTGMGYAFTGQSFKHRLLRLGLRPLIRRALNSKDAWTVVQNPTDQATMLEQFKLDPARVRLIPGSGVDVDRFAPASRARSGSGLRVGLLARLLHDKGVGEFIEAARALHEQFPQVEFLIAGDPDPGNPAAIDQRTLARWRGLPNVEFTGHVDDVPSFLNSLDVFVLPSYREGLSRSLIEAGACGLPLVTTDVPGCRDVVDDGVQGRVVPARDGRALADAIRTLLEDEHLRQQMGRAARERVVREFSDETVNEATLALYREVLAERAARP; from the coding sequence GTGATATTCACTGACTTGAAGGTGCTTTTTTTCGCCAATACCGATTGGTATCTGTACAACTTTCGAAGGCGCTTGATAGATTCGGCGGGCGAACACTTCGGAACCCTGGCGTGTGTCTCGCCACCTGGTCCCTTCGGCCAGAAGTTATTCGAAGAGGGCTTCGACTGGCAGCCGCTCCCCTTCCGCCGTCAGAGCAAGTCGGCAATGTTGCGGTCAAGCCTGGCCTCCCGTCGCTTTCTGTCTCGATTGATCGATGACTTCCAGCCTTCCATCATCCACTCCTTCACCCTGACCTCGATTTTGCTGACCTGGATGGCATCGTTGGGCAGGGACTGCGTCCGAATCAACGCGGTCACGGGCATGGGCTATGCCTTTACCGGGCAGTCGTTCAAGCATCGCCTGCTGCGCCTCGGACTGCGTCCGTTGATCCGAAGGGCGCTGAATTCCAAGGACGCCTGGACCGTCGTCCAGAACCCCACCGACCAGGCCACGATGCTCGAGCAGTTCAAGCTGGACCCGGCGCGGGTGCGCCTGATTCCCGGCTCGGGTGTGGACGTCGATCGTTTTGCGCCGGCCTCACGTGCTCGTTCGGGCTCGGGGCTGCGGGTCGGTCTGCTGGCGCGCCTGCTGCACGACAAGGGTGTCGGGGAATTCATCGAGGCCGCTCGTGCGCTTCATGAGCAGTTTCCACAAGTCGAGTTCCTGATTGCCGGCGACCCGGACCCGGGCAATCCGGCAGCGATCGATCAGCGCACGCTGGCGCGCTGGCGGGGCCTGCCCAACGTCGAGTTCACCGGCCATGTGGATGATGTGCCGTCCTTCCTGAATTCCCTGGACGTGTTCGTGTTGCCCAGTTATCGCGAGGGTCTGTCGCGTAGCCTGATCGAGGCCGGTGCCTGTGGTCTGCCGCTGGTGACCACCGACGTGCCCGGTTGCCGGGACGTGGTCGACGACGGTGTGCAGGGCCGGGTGGTGCCCGCCCGTGATGGCCGGGCCCTGGCCGATGCGATCCGCACCCTGCTGGAAGACGAGCACTTGCGCCAGCAAATGGGAAGAGCTGCCCGCGAGCGGGTGGTTCGGGAATTCTCCGACGAGACCGTCAACGAAGCGACCCTGGCCCTGTATCGCGAAGTGCTGGCGGAACGCGCGGCGAGGCCATGA